A genomic window from Variovorax paradoxus includes:
- a CDS encoding MFS transporter: protein MNTVHAGAGLPVTEENGSGNNAAHKPIDGLAQPERGWAMLVIILGLIVAVLDGTIVNLALPGIARELQASPSQAIWVVNAYQIATLVMLLPLASLGDLVGYRRVYLVGMAVFTLSSLAATFANSLGTLIAARAFQGLGAAGIMSVNAALVRLTYPSAQLGKGMAINSLVVATSSVAGPSVAAAILSVASWPWLFAINVPLGLVTFALGMKALPFNRVAPAAGLRFSPIDVALNVLMFSLVFLGVDRLGVREGAVQGATGSHASAWGILLAGLIVGFIYLQRQRKQAVPLFPIDLLRIPVFALSMGTSVAAFCAQMLAYIALPFLLLDVYGRSHIEAGLLITAWPLAIVVMAPIAGRLIGRYPDGLLGGIGLGLLATGLALLAALPANPGDADIAWRMALCGLGFGLFQSPNNHTIVTSPPAHRSGAASGMLGTARLTGQTLGAVVLAGVFSVWSPHGGHGPVVALVLAASCAAVAAVFSTLRLKTTSPGG from the coding sequence ATGAACACGGTACACGCTGGCGCCGGGCTCCCGGTGACCGAAGAAAACGGTAGCGGCAACAACGCAGCCCACAAGCCCATCGACGGGCTGGCCCAGCCCGAGCGCGGCTGGGCGATGCTGGTCATCATCCTCGGGCTGATCGTGGCGGTGCTCGACGGCACCATCGTCAACCTGGCGCTGCCGGGCATCGCCCGCGAGCTGCAGGCCAGCCCGTCGCAGGCGATCTGGGTGGTCAACGCGTATCAGATCGCCACGCTGGTGATGCTGCTGCCACTGGCTTCGCTGGGCGATCTCGTGGGCTACCGGCGCGTGTACCTGGTGGGGATGGCGGTGTTCACGCTGTCGTCGCTGGCAGCCACCTTTGCCAATTCGCTCGGCACACTGATCGCGGCGCGCGCCTTCCAGGGGCTGGGTGCCGCCGGCATCATGAGCGTGAACGCGGCGCTGGTGCGGTTGACGTATCCGTCGGCGCAACTGGGCAAGGGCATGGCCATCAACTCGCTGGTGGTCGCGACTTCTTCGGTGGCCGGGCCTTCGGTGGCTGCGGCCATCCTGTCGGTGGCCTCGTGGCCCTGGCTCTTTGCCATCAACGTGCCGCTGGGCCTTGTCACTTTCGCGCTGGGCATGAAGGCGCTGCCGTTCAACCGCGTGGCGCCGGCGGCCGGGCTGCGGTTTTCGCCCATCGACGTGGCGCTGAACGTGCTGATGTTCTCGCTGGTGTTCCTGGGCGTCGACCGGCTCGGCGTGCGCGAAGGAGCGGTACAGGGCGCCACGGGTTCACACGCTTCGGCCTGGGGCATCCTGCTGGCGGGCTTGATCGTCGGTTTCATCTATCTGCAACGTCAGCGCAAGCAGGCTGTGCCGTTGTTCCCCATCGACCTGCTGCGCATTCCGGTGTTCGCACTGTCGATGGGTACTTCGGTCGCCGCGTTCTGCGCGCAGATGCTGGCCTACATCGCGCTGCCTTTCCTGTTGCTCGACGTGTATGGGCGCAGCCACATCGAGGCCGGGCTGCTGATCACGGCGTGGCCGCTGGCCATCGTGGTGATGGCGCCCATAGCGGGAAGGCTGATCGGACGCTACCCCGACGGGCTGCTGGGCGGCATTGGACTGGGCCTGCTGGCAACGGGGCTGGCGCTGCTGGCGGCGCTGCCGGCAAACCCGGGCGATGCCGACATCGCCTGGCGCATGGCGCTGTGCGGGCTGGGCTTCGGGCTGTTCCAGTCGCCCAACAACCACACCATCGTGACTTCGCCGCCGGCGCACCGCAGCGGTGCGGCCAGCGGCATGCTCGGCACGGCGCGGCTGACCGGGCAGACGCTGGGGGCGGTGGTGCTGGCGGGCGTCTTCAGCGTCTGGAGCCCGCACGGAGGCCACGGCCCCGTGGTGGCGCTGGTGCTGGCGGCCAGCTGTGCCGCGGTGGCGGCGGTTTTCAGCACGCTGCGGCTCAAGACGACAAGTCCTGGCGGCTGA
- a CDS encoding paraquat-inducible protein A, giving the protein MKEVPDTVVCPGCDAVYSRAPLHPRDVAHCPRCGTELGRHPGQQERRILPLTVACLIMFAIANLFPIVEIELQGLRSQTTLAGAVVALGAEGMSLVALLVLATTILFPFLQLCILAYLLIPLSREHRPVGFALLVRAMQSLRPWGMIEVFLLGVLVAIVKLSSMASVVPGPALWAFMALTVMLTAVLSFNPGAFWEMTFRPKGEPKAEEDGASA; this is encoded by the coding sequence ATGAAGGAAGTACCTGACACCGTGGTCTGCCCGGGGTGCGATGCGGTCTACAGCCGTGCGCCCCTGCATCCCCGCGACGTGGCGCACTGTCCGCGCTGCGGCACAGAGCTCGGCCGGCACCCCGGCCAGCAGGAGCGCCGCATCCTTCCGCTGACGGTGGCCTGCCTGATCATGTTCGCCATCGCGAACCTGTTTCCCATCGTCGAGATCGAGCTCCAGGGCCTGCGCAGCCAGACCACGCTGGCCGGTGCGGTGGTGGCGCTTGGCGCCGAGGGCATGTCGCTGGTGGCGCTGCTGGTGCTGGCCACGACCATTCTTTTTCCCTTTCTGCAGCTGTGCATCCTGGCTTACCTGCTGATTCCGCTGAGCCGCGAGCACCGGCCCGTGGGTTTCGCGCTGCTGGTGCGGGCCATGCAGTCGCTGCGGCCCTGGGGAATGATCGAAGTGTTCCTGCTCGGGGTGCTGGTGGCCATCGTCAAGCTGTCGAGCATGGCGAGCGTGGTGCCGGGGCCGGCGCTGTGGGCCTTCATGGCGCTGACGGTCATGCTGACGGCGGTGCTGTCGTTCAACCCGGGCGCGTTCTGGGAAATGACTTTCCGCCCGAAGGGCGAACCCAAGGCTGAAGAAGACGGGGCGTCGGCATGA
- a CDS encoding paraquat-inducible protein A, translated as MKLPAFLERQEHHDEDAPVLTAASLGLMACPHCAAVWKDAEEGDACGRCGTHLHTRKRQSLNRTWAFLIAACMMYIPANLLPVMITRTLFGAQYDTILSGVIYFWVSGAYGLAAIVFIASFLVPLFKLAVLFLLVVLAQRGSTWRRRERAKLYHIIEVIGRWSMLDVFVVSLLTGLVQIQGFAVITAGVGIAAFGSVVVLTMLASLSFDPKLTWDSKEAQATLQENEVAQGHENRDEKPA; from the coding sequence ATGAAGCTGCCTGCCTTCCTCGAGCGGCAAGAACACCACGACGAAGACGCGCCGGTTCTCACCGCCGCCTCGCTAGGCCTCATGGCCTGCCCGCATTGCGCCGCCGTCTGGAAAGACGCCGAGGAGGGCGACGCCTGCGGCCGCTGCGGCACGCACCTGCACACGCGCAAGCGGCAGAGCCTGAACCGCACATGGGCCTTCCTGATAGCGGCCTGCATGATGTATATACCGGCCAACCTGCTGCCGGTGATGATCACGCGCACGCTGTTCGGCGCGCAGTACGACACCATCCTGAGCGGGGTGATCTATTTCTGGGTGTCGGGCGCCTACGGGCTGGCGGCCATCGTCTTCATTGCGAGCTTCCTGGTGCCGCTGTTCAAGCTGGCGGTGCTTTTTTTGCTCGTGGTGCTGGCGCAGCGCGGCAGCACCTGGCGCCGGCGGGAGCGGGCCAAGCTGTATCACATCATCGAAGTGATCGGCCGCTGGTCGATGCTCGACGTGTTCGTGGTGTCGCTGCTGACCGGGCTGGTGCAGATCCAGGGCTTCGCGGTCATCACCGCGGGCGTGGGCATCGCGGCCTTCGGATCGGTGGTGGTGCTGACCATGCTGGCCTCGCTGAGCTTCGACCCGAAACTCACGTGGGACAGCAAGGAGGCGCAGGCCACCCTGCAGGAGAACGAAGTTGCGCAGGGACATGAAAACAGGGACGAGAAACCAGCATGA
- a CDS encoding PqiB family protein yields the protein MSEEDQPQDKPASSAQPPLPKPRVVRRREWLPSLIWLIPIVAALVGITLVARILLERGPEVVLTFKTAEGLEAGKTAVKYKDVQIGLVTHLRLARDRSHVRVLVQFNKEAESFTASDSRFWVVRPRLDTSGISGLNTLLSGAYIGADAGVSKDTAGEFTGLETPPIVTRDDSGKQFLLRANDVGSLDVGSPVYFRRVKVGQVAAYELDGDGRGVTMRVFVNSPYDKFVGMNTRFWQASGIDAQLSASGFTLRTQSLATILLGGIAFQAPDDAMGPVAKENAAFTLAQDEAAAMKEPDGPSQTLLMYFNQSLRGLTPGAPVDFRGVVIGEVKSIGVEFDRAEREFRMPVLVQVYPDRLRRRAGESGVESRATQQERLRFLTEKGLRAQLRSGNLLTGQVYVALDFFPKAPPAKIDLSKNPIELPTVANSLDEIQSQVQEIATKLNKVPYEQIAGDLRTTLATLNKTLTATEQTVTRINNDVTPELAAAMKDVRKTVNSAERTLADDSPLQQDMRQTLQELTRAAGSVRVLTDYLERHPESLLRGKPDDKK from the coding sequence ATGAGTGAAGAAGACCAACCCCAGGACAAACCGGCGTCGTCCGCCCAGCCCCCGCTGCCAAAGCCGCGCGTGGTGCGCCGGCGCGAGTGGTTGCCCTCGCTGATCTGGCTGATTCCCATCGTGGCCGCGCTGGTCGGCATCACGCTGGTGGCCCGCATCCTGCTGGAGCGCGGCCCCGAAGTGGTGCTGACCTTCAAGACCGCCGAGGGTCTGGAGGCCGGCAAGACCGCCGTCAAGTACAAGGACGTGCAGATCGGTCTCGTCACTCACCTGCGGCTGGCGCGCGACCGCTCGCACGTGCGCGTGCTGGTGCAGTTCAACAAGGAGGCAGAGAGCTTCACCGCCTCGGACTCGCGCTTCTGGGTGGTTCGGCCACGGCTCGACACCTCGGGCATCTCGGGCCTCAACACCTTGCTGTCGGGTGCCTACATCGGCGCCGACGCGGGCGTGTCGAAGGACACCGCGGGCGAATTCACCGGGCTCGAAACCCCGCCCATCGTCACGCGCGACGACTCGGGCAAGCAATTTCTGCTGCGCGCCAACGACGTGGGCTCACTCGACGTGGGTTCGCCGGTGTACTTCCGGCGCGTCAAGGTCGGGCAAGTGGCCGCCTACGAACTCGACGGCGACGGGCGCGGCGTGACCATGCGCGTCTTCGTCAACTCGCCCTACGACAAGTTCGTGGGCATGAACACGCGCTTCTGGCAGGCCAGCGGCATCGACGCGCAGCTGAGCGCCAGCGGCTTCACGCTGCGCACGCAGTCGCTGGCGACCATCCTGCTCGGCGGCATCGCGTTCCAGGCGCCCGACGACGCGATGGGCCCGGTCGCCAAGGAGAACGCCGCCTTCACGCTGGCGCAGGACGAAGCCGCCGCCATGAAGGAGCCCGATGGGCCTTCGCAAACCCTGCTGATGTACTTCAACCAGTCGCTGCGCGGCCTGACGCCGGGTGCGCCAGTGGACTTCCGCGGCGTGGTGATCGGCGAGGTCAAGTCGATCGGCGTGGAGTTCGACCGCGCCGAGCGCGAGTTCCGCATGCCGGTGCTGGTGCAGGTCTACCCTGATCGCTTGCGCCGCCGCGCCGGCGAGAGCGGCGTTGAATCTCGCGCTACCCAGCAGGAGCGGCTGCGCTTCCTGACCGAGAAGGGCTTGCGCGCCCAGTTGCGCAGCGGCAACCTGCTGACCGGCCAGGTTTACGTGGCGCTCGACTTCTTCCCGAAGGCGCCGCCAGCAAAGATCGACCTGAGCAAGAACCCGATCGAGCTGCCCACCGTGGCCAACAGCCTCGACGAGATCCAGTCGCAGGTGCAGGAGATAGCGACCAAGCTCAACAAGGTGCCGTACGAGCAGATCGCGGGCGACCTGCGCACCACGCTCGCCACGCTCAACAAGACGCTGACGGCCACCGAGCAGACGGTGACCCGCATCAACAACGACGTCACGCCCGAGCTGGCCGCGGCCATGAAGGACGTGCGCAAGACCGTGAACAGTGCCGAGCGCACGCTGGCCGACGATTCGCCGCTGCAGCAGGACATGCGCCAGACGCTGCAGGAGCTGACGCGCGCCGCTGGCTCTGTGCGCGTGTTGACCGATTACCTCGAACGCCACCCCGAGTCGCTGCTGCGCGGCAAACCGGACGACAAGAAATGA
- a CDS encoding PqiC family protein, producing MKKNHHLAFVAAAALAVLAAGCASKPDNYYTLASPVAAAEAAPSTLGSAAPLYIELAPVAVPERFARPQMVVRQPNGSVQVEVLEQHRWAASFENELRDALATGIAGRLGALDVTKGGRQSSQPVWRIAVQLQQFDAVDGGRVDASFNWTLRRSDEARTVVCQLNLGEAVGSGMDAVAQGAQRVTSAAAAAMARSVSAARANPAATNCTTT from the coding sequence ATGAAGAAGAACCACCACCTCGCATTCGTGGCGGCGGCAGCGCTGGCCGTGCTTGCAGCAGGCTGCGCAAGCAAGCCCGACAACTACTACACGCTGGCGAGCCCGGTGGCCGCCGCCGAAGCCGCGCCTTCAACGCTCGGCAGTGCCGCGCCGCTCTACATCGAACTCGCGCCCGTGGCCGTGCCTGAGCGCTTCGCGCGGCCGCAGATGGTGGTGCGGCAGCCCAACGGCAGCGTGCAGGTCGAGGTGCTGGAGCAGCACCGCTGGGCCGCGTCGTTCGAGAACGAGCTGCGCGATGCGCTGGCCACCGGCATCGCCGGACGACTGGGCGCGCTCGATGTGACCAAGGGCGGCCGGCAGAGCTCGCAGCCAGTGTGGCGCATCGCGGTGCAGCTGCAGCAGTTCGACGCGGTCGACGGCGGGCGTGTCGATGCGAGCTTCAACTGGACGCTGCGGCGCTCAGACGAAGCGCGCACAGTGGTGTGCCAGCTGAACCTCGGCGAGGCCGTGGGCAGCGGAATGGATGCGGTGGCGCAAGGGGCGCAGCGCGTGACCTCGGCGGCTGCCGCGGCGATGGCGCGCAGCGTGAGTGCGGCGCGTGCGAATCCCGCCGCGACCAACTGCACGACGACCTGA
- a CDS encoding MFS transporter, translating to MAQIGKAPSDHTLILHGARAEEGACPEASKPWVLAAAIVGSSMAFIDGTVVNVALPAIQADLQATAFQAQWVVESYALLLAALLLVGGALGDHYGRRRIFAIGVGIFALSSVACGFAANVQQLIAARAVQGIGGALLVPGSLALISAAFPEKERGKAIGTWSGFSGITAAVGPVLGGFLVDHFSWTWAFLINVPMAMLVLWIVWRHVPESRGASASGGLDVWGALLATAGLGGIVYAFIEAPTQGWGSPAVLAALVIGVLGSVGFIAVERKVRTPMLPLGLLRIGNFSGANLLTLLLYAALGGGLYFFPLNLIQVQGYSATVAGAALLPFIFIMFALSGWAGQLVDRFGPRMPLVIGPSIAAVGFALFALPGVGASYWSGFLPAAVVLGFGMTVTVAPLTTTVMNAVGPDLAGVASGVNNAVSRAAAVLAIAVFGAIMAWAFDAALANNLREMGASAQVSAFLEGERSKLAGAALPPGVDAATAVAVKRAVAESFVAGFRWVMLLSAGLAVLSAASAWLMIRGTPAAGGPVGKG from the coding sequence ATGGCACAGATCGGCAAGGCGCCCAGCGACCACACGCTGATCCTGCATGGCGCCCGTGCGGAAGAGGGGGCCTGTCCCGAAGCCTCCAAGCCCTGGGTGCTGGCCGCAGCCATCGTGGGTTCGAGCATGGCTTTCATCGACGGCACGGTGGTCAACGTGGCGCTGCCGGCCATCCAGGCCGACCTGCAGGCCACGGCCTTCCAGGCGCAATGGGTGGTCGAGTCTTATGCCTTGCTGCTGGCGGCGCTGCTGCTCGTAGGCGGCGCGCTCGGCGATCACTATGGACGGCGGCGCATCTTCGCGATCGGCGTCGGCATCTTCGCCTTGTCGTCCGTAGCCTGCGGGTTCGCGGCCAATGTGCAGCAGCTCATTGCCGCGCGCGCGGTGCAGGGCATCGGCGGCGCGCTGCTGGTGCCGGGCAGCCTCGCGCTCATCAGCGCGGCCTTTCCCGAGAAAGAGCGCGGCAAGGCCATCGGCACGTGGTCGGGCTTCAGCGGCATCACCGCGGCGGTGGGGCCGGTGCTGGGCGGCTTCCTGGTCGATCATTTCTCGTGGACCTGGGCTTTTCTCATCAACGTGCCGATGGCGATGCTGGTGCTGTGGATCGTCTGGCGCCACGTGCCCGAAAGCCGCGGCGCATCGGCCAGCGGCGGGCTGGACGTGTGGGGCGCGCTGCTGGCGACGGCCGGGCTTGGCGGCATCGTCTATGCCTTCATCGAGGCGCCGACGCAAGGTTGGGGTTCGCCGGCCGTGCTCGCGGCGCTGGTCATCGGCGTGCTGGGCAGCGTGGGCTTCATCGCAGTCGAGCGCAAGGTGCGCACACCGATGCTGCCGCTGGGGCTGCTGCGCATCGGCAACTTCAGCGGGGCCAATCTGCTGACGCTGCTGCTCTATGCGGCGCTGGGCGGCGGGCTGTATTTCTTTCCGCTCAACCTGATCCAGGTGCAGGGCTACTCGGCCACGGTGGCGGGCGCGGCGCTGCTGCCGTTCATCTTCATCATGTTCGCGCTCTCGGGCTGGGCCGGGCAACTGGTCGACCGTTTCGGGCCGCGCATGCCGCTGGTCATCGGGCCGTCGATTGCGGCGGTGGGCTTTGCGCTGTTCGCGCTACCGGGCGTGGGGGCGAGTTACTGGAGCGGCTTTCTGCCGGCCGCGGTGGTGCTGGGCTTCGGCATGACGGTGACGGTGGCGCCGCTGACGACCACGGTCATGAATGCGGTTGGGCCCGACCTGGCGGGCGTGGCCTCGGGCGTGAACAACGCCGTGTCGCGCGCGGCGGCGGTGTTGGCGATTGCCGTGTTCGGCGCGATCATGGCCTGGGCCTTCGACGCGGCGCTGGCGAACAACCTGCGCGAGATGGGCGCCTCGGCGCAGGTGTCGGCTTTTCTAGAAGGCGAGCGCAGCAAGCTGGCCGGCGCGGCGCTGCCGCCGGGCGTGGATGCCGCCACGGCGGTGGCCGTCAAGCGGGCCGTGGCCGAATCCTTCGTCGCGGGCTTTCGCTGGGTGATGCTGCTGAGCGCCGGGCTGGCCGTGCTGAGTGCGGCGAGCGCGTGGCTGATGATCCGGGGCACTCCCGCCGCAGGAGGTCCGGTCGGCAAGGGCTAA
- a CDS encoding flavin-containing monooxygenase produces MQEEERQQVQHVDVLIVGAGLSGIGAGYHLQANCPGRSYAVLEGRERSGGTWDLFRYPGVRSDSDMYTLGYSFRPWTQAKSIADGPTILNYLRETAAQHGIDRKIRFNHRVVRASWSTADACWSVDVEHGPERLPLRMRCNFLFLCSGYYRYEAGYTPEFAGIGDYTGRVVHPQHWPEDLDCSGKRVVVIGSGATAMTLVPALAKTAAHVVLLQRSPTYVVARPAQDPIAHGLRRFLPDKLAYGLTRWKNVLLAMYFFRLARRKPDRAKRMILGGVRQALGPDYDIATHFTPRYNPWDQRICLVPDGDLFAAIRAGRASMVTDRVDAFTSGGIRLKSGAELGADVVVTATGLELQVLGGVQIDVDGHRVDPAATFNYKGMMFSDVPNLASSFGYTNASWTLKSDLTCAYVCRLLNHMEKHGCTQCTPRNTDPALAPEPWLDFSSGYVQRAVGRFPKQGSRAPWRVYQNYARDLVSLRFGAVDDGVMEFSNPRRA; encoded by the coding sequence ATGCAGGAAGAAGAGCGACAGCAGGTGCAGCACGTCGATGTCCTGATCGTCGGCGCCGGCCTCTCGGGCATCGGCGCTGGCTACCACCTGCAAGCGAACTGCCCGGGCCGAAGCTACGCCGTCCTCGAAGGGCGAGAACGCAGCGGCGGCACCTGGGACCTGTTCCGCTATCCGGGCGTGCGCTCGGATTCCGACATGTACACGCTGGGCTATTCGTTCCGCCCGTGGACGCAGGCGAAGTCCATTGCCGATGGGCCCACGATCCTGAACTACCTGCGCGAGACGGCGGCGCAGCATGGCATCGACCGAAAGATCCGCTTCAACCATCGCGTTGTGCGCGCCTCCTGGTCGACGGCCGATGCGTGCTGGAGCGTCGATGTCGAGCACGGCCCCGAGCGTCTTCCACTACGCATGCGCTGCAACTTCTTATTCCTGTGCAGCGGCTACTACAGGTACGAAGCCGGCTACACGCCCGAGTTCGCGGGCATTGGCGACTACACGGGCCGCGTCGTCCATCCGCAGCACTGGCCCGAAGACCTCGACTGCAGCGGCAAGCGGGTGGTCGTGATCGGCAGCGGCGCAACCGCGATGACGCTGGTGCCGGCCTTGGCGAAGACGGCCGCGCATGTCGTGCTGCTGCAGCGCTCGCCCACCTACGTTGTCGCGCGGCCGGCGCAAGACCCCATCGCGCACGGGCTGCGGCGCTTTCTACCGGACAAGCTGGCCTATGGCCTCACGCGCTGGAAGAACGTGCTGCTGGCCATGTACTTCTTCCGCCTCGCGCGGCGCAAGCCGGACCGCGCGAAGCGGATGATTCTTGGCGGCGTGCGGCAGGCTCTCGGCCCCGACTACGACATCGCCACGCACTTCACGCCGCGCTACAACCCGTGGGACCAGCGCATCTGCCTCGTGCCCGACGGCGACCTGTTCGCGGCCATCCGGGCCGGGCGCGCCTCAATGGTCACGGACCGGGTCGACGCCTTCACGTCGGGCGGCATCCGGCTGAAGTCGGGCGCTGAGTTGGGGGCCGACGTGGTCGTCACCGCCACCGGCCTCGAACTGCAGGTGCTCGGCGGAGTGCAGATCGACGTGGACGGCCATCGCGTGGACCCGGCCGCGACCTTCAACTACAAGGGAATGATGTTCAGCGACGTGCCCAACCTGGCCTCGTCGTTCGGCTACACGAACGCCTCATGGACGCTCAAGAGCGACCTGACCTGCGCATACGTCTGCCGGCTGCTCAATCACATGGAGAAGCATGGCTGCACCCAATGCACGCCGCGCAACACCGACCCCGCATTGGCGCCCGAGCCCTGGCTCGATTTCTCGTCGGGCTATGTGCAGCGCGCGGTGGGCAGGTTTCCGAAGCAGGGTTCGCGCGCGCCGTGGCGGGTGTATCAGAACTACGCGCGCGACCTTGTCAGCCTGCGCTTTGGGGCGGTGGATGACGGGGTGATGGAGTTCTCGAACCCTCGCCGCGCCTAG
- a CDS encoding HD domain-containing protein, protein MTTITSSTPDAARAYAVEMHGDQKYGPHPYVHHLDAVVALLRPYGDKARVIGYLHDVVEDTEATVSDVRSRFGELVAACVALLTDAPGANRKERKAKTYAALAKVTGDEELALVVKAADRLANVRACVADGHRTLWDTYQGEHPTFRAAAFRAGQCDPLWSELDTLLSPVHAP, encoded by the coding sequence ATGACCACCATCACTTCATCGACACCCGACGCCGCCCGCGCCTACGCCGTCGAAATGCATGGCGACCAGAAGTACGGCCCGCATCCGTACGTGCACCACCTGGACGCCGTGGTCGCCCTGCTCCGGCCTTACGGCGACAAAGCGCGCGTCATCGGCTACCTGCACGACGTGGTCGAGGACACCGAGGCCACGGTGTCCGATGTGCGATCACGCTTCGGCGAACTGGTGGCGGCCTGCGTCGCGCTGCTGACCGACGCGCCCGGCGCCAACCGCAAGGAGCGCAAGGCCAAGACCTATGCGGCGCTGGCGAAGGTGACGGGCGACGAAGAACTTGCGCTGGTGGTGAAGGCCGCCGACCGGCTGGCCAATGTGCGGGCATGCGTGGCGGACGGGCATCGCACGCTCTGGGACACGTACCAAGGCGAGCACCCGACCTTCAGGGCCGCCGCGTTCAGGGCGGGGCAATGCGACCCGCTGTGGAGCGAACTGGACACCCTGCTCTCGCCCGTGCACGCGCCCTAG
- a CDS encoding TRAP transporter substrate-binding protein, with protein sequence MTSLSRRRFVQSSSALSLAAATAGFSQHAFAQEKTVALRLSSSHVADLNSSHFAWVQLMQANLKKAVGEQIRIDYFPNNQLGKESDVVQQVKVGSIDMMLTGSSIWATVTPQLGMLDLGYLFDSYEHVARAVEAGVGPKLNDMLVKSTGCQIITWGAHYGARNVYTKQPVKGLADIKNVKLRVLPTPAFIETFKIMGAIPTPISFGELYMAAQTGVVDGFEHDAGTVLANKLNEVVKHCWMTEHLFSPMVCVAGKRAMDRVPAALRPAFLKAAADSTLQQRQIGNERTQQVMEELKKLGITFTPMAKNERDQVRKEMETKLWAGFAKQYPETGPLFAAINGARA encoded by the coding sequence ATGACCTCGCTTTCACGCCGCCGGTTCGTCCAGTCATCGTCCGCCTTATCGCTTGCTGCGGCGACGGCGGGTTTCTCGCAGCACGCCTTCGCACAGGAAAAAACCGTGGCGCTACGGCTGTCGTCTTCCCACGTGGCCGACCTCAATTCCTCGCACTTCGCGTGGGTGCAGCTGATGCAGGCCAACCTGAAGAAAGCGGTGGGCGAGCAGATCCGCATCGACTACTTTCCGAACAACCAGCTCGGCAAGGAAAGCGACGTGGTGCAGCAGGTGAAGGTGGGCTCCATCGACATGATGCTCACGGGCTCTTCGATCTGGGCCACGGTAACGCCGCAGCTGGGCATGCTCGACCTGGGCTACCTGTTCGACAGCTACGAGCACGTGGCGCGTGCGGTGGAGGCGGGCGTGGGGCCGAAGCTCAACGACATGCTGGTCAAGAGCACGGGCTGCCAGATCATCACCTGGGGAGCGCATTACGGCGCGCGCAACGTCTACACCAAGCAGCCGGTGAAGGGGCTGGCCGACATCAAGAACGTGAAGCTGCGGGTGCTGCCCACGCCAGCCTTCATCGAGACTTTCAAGATCATGGGCGCGATCCCCACGCCGATTTCCTTCGGCGAGCTCTACATGGCGGCGCAGACCGGCGTGGTCGACGGCTTCGAGCACGACGCGGGCACGGTGCTGGCCAACAAGCTCAACGAGGTGGTCAAGCACTGCTGGATGACCGAGCACCTGTTCAGCCCGATGGTCTGCGTGGCCGGCAAGCGCGCGATGGACCGCGTGCCCGCCGCGCTGCGCCCGGCCTTCCTGAAGGCCGCGGCCGACTCCACGCTGCAGCAGCGCCAGATTGGCAACGAGCGCACGCAGCAGGTGATGGAAGAGCTGAAAAAGCTCGGCATCACCTTCACGCCCATGGCAAAGAACGAGCGCGACCAGGTCCGCAAGGAAATGGAAACGAAGCTCTGGGCCGGCTTCGCCAAGCAGTACCCGGAGACGGGGCCGCTGTTTGCCGCCATCAACGGCGCTCGGGCCTGA